CAAAGGATTCAGATAAATAAAAATGGTGGCtacacatctaacaccacattaaaaaatatatttttaaaaatacattatgGTGTGCAACTCCTAATTGGACACTTAAAATGATGcatagatttaaaaaatgtaatgctGTTTTCTAAGGTAATGTGTGGATTTTTCCTATCAATGAGCTGGGGAACACATTCAGGCTGAGACATTTAACTGTAGGCTAATACCTTGGCACACTTGGGACCATAAACATTGATGGGAAAACGTGCCAAAGTACACACGCTACTGTTATTTCTTCCTCCCGCTCACATTCAGGTTCtttctttctcaaacacacacaccttttatcATGCTCTCGAACACACACCCCTTCACTGCCTCCCTGTCACATATCTGGCACACATTCAGACAAACATTTTCTTCACTATCTAACACCCTCACCCACCAGCACAAACCTGTCGATGGGGTGGATGATGAAGGGGATGGTGGAGAGGCCGATGGCCGTGGTGGTCCACTTGCGTACAGAGAGAGGCAGGCGCGTGGTTCTGCCCAGGAGGTAAAGAGAGGCAGCACACACACGGTTGATGGTGAAGCCTGGGATAGCGACCGAGGCCAGGGCCTGCCATACAAACGTATCCACCACTGCTACAGCCACCTTGGTTGTCTTCCCTGGGTTGTCACCATGCTCCTACAGCACAGGGATAGACATAGAGTGTGACATTCTGTGCTTCAGACCACTTTATGTTTCAGTGTGGGAGTTGAGTTTTGTTCTATGACACATTCTCTAGGGACTTTCTGGAAAAGCTCCATTTACTTTGGTATGCGTTGAAAAAGGCAATGTCATTTGTAAGTATGTGTTCTCTACATTTTTGGAAACTCAAGTTCATAATATAAATGCTTCACGGGGCAATAATTCCATGACCCCTTAAAAGAATGGTAGCTCATATCAATACAAATGAAGACAGGATAAGAATGAGAACAGAGCTTTGCTTCTACAAAATGTCCTCCTTCCTTACCACGGCAGCCTTCTTCCCCTTGTCCACAGCATCAGCGGAAACATACATGGTGGCAACTGCATATGTGGCCCATACAGCACTCACTGGCACCAGGGCACGGAAGGCCTCTCCCACCTCGTTGGCATAGCCTGTGGGCACAAGACGACATGACAGGGTAAGATACAAGCGCAATTAAGGCTTTAACTGCCTCACTGTTGTGAGAGGCCTCTAAACAAATCATAGTCAACCCCCACCGGATCAGAGCTAGGGGCCTGAGGTAAAACAAAATGTATTAGAATAATAATTCAAAATTTCCTTCTTGGACCTCTGCCATGTAAAGGGGGGTACATTAATATTCACTTTTGTTTGGGGCTGTGGGTAGTAGCAATAACCCTGACACGTTTCGTTCCATAGAATGGGCGGTGACCTTTGGAGCAATATGCACTGTCCGCTCCAACAGGGTTGGAATGACTAATAATGCCCTTGGTCTGTCATTAGACGCTTACACAGCTTCTCCTGCTGTGTTGGCTGCTGCTGAAGCTGTACTGCCACCCTGTGGGAAAACATTACACAGCGTCAGGTCTGTAGGCCTTTACACACGACAAGGTTATTTGAGAGATACACTTTTGTATATagtgtgtggacaccccttcaaattagtggattgggccatttcagctacacccgttgctgacaggtgtataaaatcgagcacacagccatgcaatctgcaTGCGACAGGCAcgcatggggcagcagggtagcctagtggttagagtgttggactcgtaactgaaaggttgcaagttcaaatccccgggctgacaaggtacaaatctgtcgttctgcccaaatgttcctaggccgtcattgaaaataagaatttgttcttaactgacttgcctagtaaaagaaaaaaagacaaacattggcagtataaagaccttactgaagagctcagggactttcaacgtgacaccgtTGTACGATGCCACCTTTTGAACAAGTCAGgttgtcaaatttctgtcctgctagagctgccctggtcaactgtaagtgctgttaatgtgggaagtggaaacatctaggaggaACAACtgcttggttgcaacactcactacagagttccatactgcctctggaagtaaccTCTATGtaaataactgttcgtcaggagcatcatgaaatggttttctgagcagccacacacaagcctgacatcacaatgccaagcgtcggctggagtggtgtaaagctcaccgccattggactccggaggagtggaaacgcgttctctggagtgatccttcaccatctggcagtccgacggacgaatctggattTGACGGATGCCAAGCGAACCCTACCTGTCCGAATGCACAGTTGCatgcaactgtaaagtttagtggagaAGGAATAACGGTCTAGGGCAGTTTTTCATGTTTCAGGCTACGATTCAattccattgaacacctttggaatgaattggaaggCTGTCTGTAAGCCAGGCCTAGTcaccaaacatcagtgcccgacatcACTAATACTCTTTTGGCTGGATGAAAGCAAGTCCCCGcggcaacgttccaacatcttgtggaaagccttcctagaagagtggctgttatagcagcaaagagggggaggttggaatgagatgttcaacaagcaggtgttgACATACTTTAGGACATGTGGTGCATCTGTTTACCTGGTACCTTTACCTGGTAAGGCTACTTAGCTGGCTAACAACCTGGTAACGTGACCAATGACCAGTAGGCTATGGTTTAAAATGATATTGGAAGAAAGGAAAGGTACCGGTTAGCTACTCCTGGAGATGTGTTTCAAAAGTTAGGATAGGCATAACCTTTTATAGTGCTCCTATACTGTTTGGTGCGGGGGGCACCAGTGCTATAAGTTGGGAGCATCAGTGCTATAGCCTGAGTACCCCAGTCTGTTTTTCTGACATTCTAGTCATTCTCGCCACTCATTATCATGCCAATGTCGTGTTTGGTGTCAAAGGGAGCTAGAATGATAGTGTAGCGGAGTTAAGAACGTGCTGTAAACTCACTCCACAGCCAGCTTTTTTTTCTATGGTTCAACTGGTTTGTAAGTTGTCAAGGAGGGCAGTCACGTGTGTTTGCAACCAGATGAGCCTGGTTATGGGCTATACTATTAGCAACACACTGACGTGGATTtcaaaagcacaaacagatctgggaccagcctacCAAAGAAAAAGTTCATTTAGAGCCCTGCTTGTGCTAACACACTGGCAGCACTAAACAAAATTCTGTTACTTCAGTGAATCTGTTTCTGGGACAGGTTACGCTACTCATACAGCAGAACAACAATACATTCTGAACAGATTCTCTAACATTGTCATTTCTAACTATGTAGGCTACTGAAATGTGCTGTACAATACACATATCAATAATTGATTGGAGTTCATTATAATGCTATAAAGATGCTTCATTTGATAAACATAAAGAAGTAGTTGTATGCTAAATGTTTACATgggggagaaagacagggagaaggCAAGGAGAGAACCAGTCAGAGTCAGTgttagaggagatagagagcTGTGCATGCAGGTCATAACAGTCACCAATTTGCAGCTGGCCCTGGGGTTTATTTTAGTAACATAGTACATTTCAATGTCGCCCCCAGCCAATAAGAACCCAGCAGAAAATGTCAACGCATTGCACAATGGCTAGTGTTATTGATCCCTTAAAATAAATGTAGAAGGCCCATTTAGCTTGAAATCAACCTGATTGCCTTATGACAATGAGGAACAGATATCCTCTGTACAGTTTTGACTCCAAGGTCAGTATGGAGTAATGGTATTGCAATGCAGGGACAGCTATATTAAATGTAGCTATCAGGCCTACTACGCTGAGATTCCagacattgtatcatttcaatgGAACTCGTGCTTAAATATGTGATGAGCATTTACGTATTTGTCAATAATGAATCACTACTAGGAAGTGCCATGCAATTTACCCAACCCACTAACCTAACTAGCTGTTTGAATGCAGGTATTAgattgctagctaacgttatttgAATACATTGGTATTTGATCGGGTTGCTGGCCTTTGAATTGGTCGAATGCAGCCATTACAAAACAATATCACGTAAAGTATAGAGCATCTATTTATAAGTCGTTCAAATTCAGACGTAAAACTGGATAGCTCACGAGCTAGCAACCCAGCTCGAGCTTGTTCTACTGGTTTACGCTTGTTGTTAGCGTGATTGGGACATCCCCCTGGTTCAAGACATCCAAAAACACCACTTTTATTGCATACCTAAGAAGCGGACCCATGTGTCACGATAAATATCGACCTCCTTGCTTGCTTTTTCTTGAATTTGATCCATGCCTCGTCTTTAACCCCATGTACAGAGATGTCTCAAGTGTAGATAGAGTCCCAACTAGAAGCTGCGAGTCAAGTCTTGCAATGCGCCACACCGAGGGAGTGTCTAAGACTGTATGGTGCTATTCAGAAAGGGAAAAAAGCCAACTGTATTTGTCTGACTTCACATGTGTTATTGGTAAATTATTAGGCCTATTATCTTAAGAATCAACCAGTATATATTTACAAATTTAATCTTCCACAGAGGGATAAAGTTCGAGTCCCGTGACAAAAGTTAGGAATTTCTAGATAGTCCCTGATGACAATTTACATAATTCATATGCCGGAAGTTAGCGGatataggaagagagagactcaactcggtggaaaatctgtctccctccaacAGGTGGCGTTTTTTCACCCaccaactttgagaaaaaacattTTATATTGGAGTTGTCTCGAGATGGCTATGCATTATCATTGCATGAGGCTTGTAGCATAGCTTCGGcagttttacttgctatattgtatttactttgccaccatggcattttttttgcctttacctcccttatctcacctcatttgctcacattgtatatagacttgtttatactatattattaactgtatgtttgttttactccatgtgtaactctgtgtcgttgtatgtgtcgaactgctttgctttattttggccaggtcgcaattgtaaatgagaacttgttctcaacttgcctacctacctggttaaaggtgaagaaaaaaaacttgtGACAGCCTAACCCCGCAATATCGGAAGTCTGTGTATGTTTCACTCTGCGGGCTTGAAGTTCTCATTGAAGAGTGAGTTACGTGTTGCTAGGTGCACCACGCTTATCTCTCACAAACACAGCCATTTTGCCTAGATCTTCTGTGTTCCACAGTGAACAAGCTATGCAGTAGCTAGCTTAACAAGAGCAGACCATCGCAGGACTAGGCACATTCCTTACATCCTGCCAGCACACCCACGTATAGTAGAATAAACTAAAACCTGGAGTAAGTTACAGCCGACCCACACGTATAAGCAAAGATTGAGCCAacctgtgtgtgagtttgtgtgctcTGCCCCCCAACACAATTAGGCAGTTCACACCCAGTTCACGTCTTCTCTCCTTCAGATGGTGCATGAGACTAAGGCTGGTACTGTAGGTCTGTAGTATCTGACTATTACAGTATTGCAAGTGTATACTATAGACACAGTAATATCACACTATTGGCTTTACTTTCACAGAAAAATTGCATGACTATTAGGGTGTTTCATTGTGAGAGATGCGGGGTACCCCTGTCTACGGGGGATGCCTTCATGACCTGTCTTGGGTTAGATCACGCATGGAGAGCAGTTAGAGAACCCAATAGTTGTTTGGCCTGTGCCACCTTTGGAGAACGCAAGCACTTAGCACCCCTGGGGTTGTCGCTGCAGCACCCCTTTGGACGCTTTGATGGTGACGGAAGCAACACAGGCGCTTTTAGCAAGAGTGGCTACCGGTCCTTGATATCAAGCTGTAAGAAGCACCATCTCAGCAGCTCCTTATCTCCATCTGCCCCAAGTTCGCTTTGGCTCTCCGTGAATACTAGAGCAACATGGGAGGGCGTTTCCATTGCGGAAGCCAGACCAGGCCGTGTACTCTCCTAATGGATCCTGAGTCCTTGGGGCGAGACCACTATCCGGTGATGGATGACATGGTGGCTGCCATGATCCTCCCTGACAAGGAGATCTTGGCAAGGTGCCTCGCCTCACACCAGGACCTTGAAGAGTAAGCGATGAACGGATGCAAAGCATTTTCAGGACCCTCTCCATCATGGCGCGCCTCGTAAATGCGAAATACGATGCTGAAATCCTACTTCACCCTGCTGATCCCTTGCCTCCCAGGAGGTGGTGACGAGTTTCTTAAGGAGGCCACAGAGGTGTCAAGGCTGCTCACTATGCTCCAGATGGACATGGCATGTGCCAACAGCACAAGGACGCAATCAGGAAGGTAGAGCCGCTCAAACAACTAGTGGGTTCTACTCCACGAAAAAGGACGGCAGCTTTCGGCTGACCCTGGACCTGCGCGGCCTCaacaaatccaaatcaaatcaaatcaaatgtatttataaggcccttcgtacatcagctgatatctctgtacagaaacccagcctaaaaccccaaacagcaagcaatgcaggtgtagaagcacggtggctagaaaaaactccctagaaaggccaaaacctaggaagaaacctagagaggaaccaggctatgaggggtggccagtcctcttctggctgtgccgggtggagattataacagaacatggccaagatgttcaaatgttcataaattaccaacatggtcaaataataataatcacagtagttgtcgagggtgcagcaagtcagcacctcaggagtaaatgtcagttggcttttcatagccgatcattaaaagTATCTCTACTACTCCTGCTGTCtccagagagttgaaaacagcaggtctgggacaggtagcacgtctggttcAAACAAATGTTTGAAGGAGCTCAAGTTCAAGATGCTCTCACCAGCGTGGGTGTTGCAGGCAGTCTCAAGCAGCCAATTGTTCACCACCCTCGACCTGAAGGATGCGTATTTCCACATTCCTGTTCATCGAGATCACTGGAAGTACCCCCGGTTTGCCTTCAAAGGAGTGGCTTGCGAATTCAAAGGCCTCCCGTTTGGCCTCTCACTGGCACCGCATATATTCACAAAGTGCATGGACACAGTCCGAGCACCTACCATGTCCCAGGGAATTCTAGTGCTGAACTACCTGCCTGACTGGCTGGTGTGTACTCAAGAGAGCAAGCTTCAGCAGACACACAGCAGACATAATGTTGAAGCACATTCACCCTAAACAGGGAGAAGAGCAACCTGACTCCCTCACAGCCGGTGGTCTACCTTAGGACGTTGATCGACTCAACTCTTATGAGGGCACGTCTCCCTCAGGTGAGATCGGAGAAAATACAGGCCTACCTTGACCATTTCCGGCTTAGACGAGCCATGTCCGTATTAGTGTGCCAGAAGTTACTCAGACTACTCACGTCAGCCTCTCTGTTAATTCCGCTTGGCCTTCTTCACCTCAGGCCACTCCAGCGATGGTTCAACTCTCACCACCAACACCAGAGACAACACAGACATCGTCAACTATCGGTAAAAAATGCATGTGAGGACTCTGTTGAAATGGCACTATCACTCCTTCCTGTTGGAGGGAGTTATACTGAACAGAGTCCACTGCAGGGAGCTAGTGTGCACCGATGCTCGCTAGCGGGTTGGGAGTGGCAAGCACATCAATGTGCTGGAGCTCAGGGCAGTTTGCCTGGCACTCCCAACAGTTCCTGCCATACTTGGAGGGAAAGTATGTCCTGGTCAGATCAGACAACACCACGGTAGTGGCGTATATCAATCACCATGGAGGACTGAGATCCCGGCACCTCCATGAAATGGCTCGGAAGCTCTTACTGTAGGCTCAGAGCCGCTTATCATCAATGCGGAATGTAACATCCCCAGGGTCTTGAACTGGGCAGTGGACCTATTTTTGAGAAATGGCCCGCCAGAGGGGGACTGGAGTCTACACCCTCAGGTGGTGTTACAGCTGTGGCAAAGGTTTGGAGGAGAGCGCAGGTAGTCTTGTTTGCATCTCAGGAGAACACTCATTGTCCCAGCTGGTTCTCGATGTCGGACCCTCCAGGCCCTCTGGGTTTGGACACCCTTGCTCACGATTGGCCAGCAACAACACTTTATGTGTTCCCACCATTTCCCCTGATCACAGCTACGCTAACAGGGTCAGTTTGAAGACCCAGCCACCGCCTGCTCCTGAGAAGATAATGGTTCAGCCTCCTGTTGTCCCTCCTTTCTGGGACCCCATGGTAGCTGCCACTGAGACTTGACCTGCTCTCTCAGTCTCGGGTGGGCGCTCTGGCATCCGGACCTACGCCGTCTCTAGCTTTGGGCTTGGCCCCTGAGTGGCGTAAACGGGCCAGTCTAGGCATTAGAACAATATGGTGAACACGTTGCCGATCGCCAGGGATTCCTCCACCAACAAATCATATCAAATGCGGTGGGGCATATTCTGTGCTTGGTGTGAGCGTCATAATGTTGCCCCCGAGCTGTGTGATGTACAAACAGTTTTCCACTTTTTACAAACACTGCTTGATGCTGGCCGAGCGCCGTCTACTAATTTTGGCATGCCATGACAATGGCCCGGAGGGATCCATGGGTGGCCACTCATTGCTCTCCTAAGTTATGAAAGGAGTTAGACATCTGCGTCCAATGAATGCCCGTTCTGTGCTAAACTGGAACTTTGAATTGGTGCTGACAGCACTTGCTAGGCCACCCTTCGAGCCCCTGGGGTTAGCGTCCTTTGAAGCACCTATCCATGAAGATGGAATTCCTGTTGCTTCTTACCTCCACTAAGAGGGTCCGTGAACGTCATGCTCTTTCAGTGAGCGCTGAATGTTTCCGAATGCATGCAGGCAAGGGGAGTGTTATCCTCTAGCCTAACCCCTCTTTCTTGCCGAAGGTCCTGTCTGACAGACATGTGAAACGGCACTTACATTTGTCCTCATACGCACCTCCCATGGCTGCGAGGGGCTGGGTTTTTCACCAAGTGTGCTGTGCCCGGTGAGGACGCTAGACACTTACGTTACATGGACTAAGACAATATTACAGTCAGAACAGCAGTTTGTGGGTTATGGTCAGAGAGTTCTGGGGAAGAGCCAGAGACACTCACATTGGATTGTGGACACTATTATTACAGCATATCAGCTGGCCGGCCGGCCTTTGCCGTCTGCTATGGTGGCACATTCTACTAGAGGAGTAGCTACATCGTGGGCCCTGCACCAAGGAATTTCCCTTGATGAAATTAACACCTCGGCCAGTTGGGCGTCATCTAGCACTTTTGCTAGGTACTATCGAGTCAATGTAGTTGCAGACAACCAGGTTGGGACGGCCGTGTTGGGTGTTGCCTACTTccctggagggggatggagggacacAGCAAACATGACTTCCCTGAGCTCAGTCCTACGGGATTTTGCATTCgtaaactattcagaccccttggctttttccacattttgttacggtacatcattattcgaaaatgtattaaatgaaacattatcctcatcaatctacacacaataccccataatgacaaagccaaaacaggtttttagatacatttttaaaaattaaataccttatttacataaatattcagaccgtttgctatgagactcgaaattgagctcaggtgcctcctgtttccaacttgattggagtccacctgtggacatgatttggaaatgcacacactgcctgtataaggtcccactgttgacagtgcatgtcaaagcaaaaactaagccatgaggttgaaggaattgtctgtagagctccgagacaggattgtgttgaggctcagattgtggaagggtaccaaaacatgtctgcagcattgaaggtccccaagaacacagtggcctccatcattcttaaatggaaaaagtttggaaccaccaagactcttcctagagctggtcgcccagccaaattgagcaatcgtgggagaagggcctttgtcaaggaggtgaccaagaaccacatggtcactctgacagagctccagagttcctctgtgaagatgggagaaccttccagaaggacaaccatctctgcagcactctaccaatcaggcctttatggtagagtggctagactgAAGACACTCCTCAGTTAAAAGCACATGacggcccacttggagtttgccaaaaggcacctaacggactctcagaccatgagaaacaagattctctttggcctgaatggtaagcgtcatgtctggaggaaacctggcaccatccctacagtgaaaaaTGGTGGTGATAGcctcatgctgtgtggatgtttttcagcgtcagggagtggtagactagtcaggatcaagggaaagatgaaggaagcaaagtacagaaatatccttgataaaaacctacTCCAgatcctcagactgggacgaaggttcagaTTAGTCATGCTGATTACATCCTCTCACTTtttgttatttgaaaatgaaataatcttcAAAATATCactatttttttaaaaatcaatagAAAGCCGgatgcaatttcagtttaatccaccagaaaccTCAGAACAAATAGTATGCTTAAActgaaatatactaattgattaaaaatatatatttttgtaaaaattaaaaataaataaacggtATAACCTTTGGAAATGTTTGCTCTAGCCAAAATGACAACCAACAGATTGCAGCATTActgcaaaaatggaggaggcaagtggaaagaGGAGAAGGGAAGGCACTGGTCTGTTGgccagttttcacaattcctgacatttaatcctaataaaaatgacatgtcttaggtcagttaggatcaccactttattttaagaatgtgaaatgtcagaataatagtagagagaaagatttatttcagcttttatttctttcatcacattcccagtgggtcagaagtttacatacactcaattagtatttgttagcgtagcctttaaattgtttaacttgggtcaatcggatagccttccacaagcttcccactgtcgtgtctttggctatgccgtattaagtgatatgacatgctattctataaaatcctttctctgtaattaatattacctgattgagctaatcgtgtaaatgtaattaactagaaagtcggggcaccacaaaataatatttatagagcagttatattccgaataaactcttaaagacctagtaatattatctattctcatatatatatattcatatatacatacagtggggcaacaaagtatttagtcagccaccaattgtgcaagttctcccact
The DNA window shown above is from Oncorhynchus tshawytscha isolate Ot180627B linkage group LG20, Otsh_v2.0, whole genome shotgun sequence and carries:
- the LOC112220420 gene encoding mitochondrial fission process protein 1 isoform X2, coding for MDQIQEKASKEVDIYRDTWVRFLGYANEVGEAFRALVPVSAVWATYAVATMYVSADAVDKGKKAAVEHGDNPGKTTKVAVAVVDTFVWQALASVAIPGFTINRVCAASLYLLGRTTRLPLSVRKWTTTAIGLSTIPFIIHPIDRFVLGSGLPAGLQPA
- the LOC112220420 gene encoding mitochondrial fission process protein 1 isoform X1, whose amino-acid sequence is MDQIQEKASKEVDIYRDTWVRFLGYANEVGEAFRALVPVSAVWATYAVATMYVSADAVDKGKKAAVEHGDNPGKTTKVAVAVVDTFVWQALASVAIPGFTINRVCAASLYLLGRTTRLPLSVRKWTTTAIGLSTIPFIIHPIDRGVDFLLDSSLRKVYGQSAGERHD